GCAGGGCTCGCTGGTACTTACCGCGCTGCTAGCTGTGGGAGCAAACTTCCACCAAAGACCTCACAGAGGGGCGGGCACATCAGGCACTGAGCTGCTTCCTGATTGGAGGAATCGGCTGCTCACTCTGagtttttttgcttacttataatccccacactgcaatttatgcctacataatcaaattaatcattttggtcctgtagattttgtataaaacatgcttttaaaatatgcaaattaccttgctaccagcaagtagggcggctacttgctggtagcagccgcatcctccgatcctaaagacgccccctccgcattgtgattgacagggccagggaacggaatcgttctctgctggctttgcctgttagcattcaaaatctggcgcctgcgccgcggccgtacctgtcttcaatcggcgcaggcgcactgagaggcggccgctccatcctcgatgcgcctgcgccgatgacgtcacatctacacccggcgcaggagcattgaggatggagcggccgagcgagcggccgcctctcagtgcgcctgcgccgattgaagacaggtacggccgcggcgcaggcgccagattttgaatgcaaacaggcagggccagcagagaacgattccgttccctggccctgtcaatcacaatgcggttggggcgtcattaggattggaggatgcggctgctaccagcaagtagccgccctacttgctggtagcaaggtaatttgcatattttaaaagcatgttttaaacaaaatctacaggaccaaaatgattaattatgtaggcataaatcgcagtgtggggattataagtaagcaaaaaaaaaagtttagtggggtgacagaagccctttaaggagccGTTTCCTACTGACTGGTTCCAGCATGTCAAGCCAACCATTACCGCCCCACAGAATAATTCGGGGACCATTCTGCAAAATAGATTTTAATAAAAGTATGACTTTTTTTGTAACATAACTGTATTTTATTAATACCCATGACAAGAGCAGGGTTTGAGTATCTTTGATTTCGTTATCTTTTCCTTTAAATATATCATCTAATGCACAGACCAGGCTTCCTCTTGTTCTTCAACTTTAAGGCACATTGGAAGGATCCTTAAAATTGTACCAGTGACAGCACCACATTTCCTCCGATCTCCAGGCTGTTAATCATCTGCAGGGCCGGGAAGCGGTGAGCGTACTGACAGAAGGATTGTCCATTCACATAGATCTTGTATCGGCCATTGCCGGTGCGGATGGAGATCTGTAGGAAGATGCCACACAATTCATTTATCAACCTATTGCAGTACCCCAAACCTGAGGGTATCTGCAAAGTTTGGTTTGTTATATTATGTTTGTAAAATGCTAACATAATGTACTGCACACTCAGCATGAGAATGAACAATCCTGGCCCAGTGCTCTCTGGAGCTTAGGGTATGGGCTGCCTCCATCCCCTGGTTCCAGATGTTTCCAGGTAGTGTAGAGGGAGGAAGTAGGGAGCAATCTTCATGTGCTCCTCTCCTTCAGACTCAAGTTCCAAGCTAAAGATAAAAGTAAGCAAGAACTAAAGGAGGAGGATTTGCATggctagagagagagagatatacagCTTAAAGCATTGCAGATAATGCTGCTGCACAGGTAGCacaagttaagacaccctatGCACCCCAGActagtggacactacagccactATGCCAGATTGTAGTTGCTAGCTAGAGATCCCATTAACAGGGACTTTAGCAAGAAAATGAGTAACTAGAGGGCCATTGATGCAACTAGCCCATGCTTGGACATCTTGGAGGAATGTGCACTGTGTACAGATACCCGCTGGATGCACTACAACTTTTATTGTACACACAGTAAAGATAGACTTTTGTTAAGTTCACTCTGTCACCGACTCTCTTAACACCACAAGCTGGCCATGAGCACCATGGGCACCCCCAAACTACCATCAGACAGGGAGCCTACAGCTACAGGGAGTGCTCCGTTGGACCACAGGGTGCCACTCCTTCACTGTACTGACCCCAAGGAGCAAAGGCCTGatggagtacactgtgacacattatcatcagggccactaccacttccaTTCTCTGCTTCAGCTCCTCAGAGGTTTGCTGCGCTATGACCAGCTAAACATCCTAAAAATGACCTCATGGACTGTCTGCATGTCCACCTGTGAACCCATCAATCCCAAACTCCTTCGATAGTCATTAGGAGTACAGATACTTACATCAAAATACTGCCCTGGCACAAAGGGGTTATTGGCCAtgttcctctcctcagggccccaAGAGCCACCAAGTTTGCTGTTGCGCACCACTGTGCGCTCATTAAGACGAACATTGAAGTGTAAAGCGATATCACCATTTACTGTCACAAAATTAATGTGGAAGCTGAAAAAGAGAGAGAATTTATATAATCATAGCATGGCAATTATAGATTTACTGAAGATGGAGAGCAAGGTGGTATCATCAAGGGGGCAGCATGGTGGTCTTGCAGCACTGGGCTCTaagtttgaatccaaccaagtaCAACATGGAATTTTTTTGTTCTCCATGTAGTTGTATGGGGTTGGTTTCTTCCCACACCTCAAAAACATACGAAAAGGGTTAAAAGGCCTGAAAATTGGCCATAATATGTGTCTGACAGGGCTGGATTATAGatgtccggaaaaaaaatatataattgagacagcacgtccaaaaggtGGAATTTaattccagatgcaacgtttcggcttagtgatagcctttgtcaagatgcttgacaaaggctatcactaagccgaaacgttgcatctggaattAAATTCCaccttttggacgtgctgtctccatttatttatttttttcggacATCCATAAGTTGTTTATGTTGGGGGGATTTTTACCACCTCCCCTGGAGACGAGCACCCGCAGCATTATTACTAAGGAGTGCTGTCCACCTGTGTTTTTTCTAGGGCTGGATTATAGAGAGTGCATCCAAGCATCCAAAACAAAGGGGGAAGTTGGGGGTCTCCATGCAAACCAAGCTAAGCATCTTGACTTCACccagattagcctcagggtgctgACAGATAGGCAGAAGCCGAGATGCCTCAAAGGGTCCTCACTGTGGAGGATCAGGGAggtgcaagtaaaaaaaaaattagtttgatAGGGGGACTACATTTTTGGGGTCTGGTCTGTATTTACTTATGAGTTGTTTTTGGGGTCTGAGTTTAGTTAGggacctgatctgaggtctcaattGGAGGTCTGCTCTGGGATCTGAAATAATGTTCTGGCATTGGGTCAGAATTAGTTTTAGAGGTTGATCTGGGAACTGAATTTATATAGGAGTCTGGTCTGAGGTTAgaatttatttagggggtctgatctgggatcTGATTTTTGTGGTCTGGACTAAGGTCTGAATTTATTCAGTGGTCTGGTATGAGGTTTGAATTcattttaggggtctggtctggggtctgaattaagAGATTTGCAGACTGAATTTATTTAGGGATCtccgctgaggtctgattaattttGGGATCTGGCCtggttttaaaatgtattttggtgGCTGAATCATTCAAGTGGTCTTCTTCTGGTATCCGAATTAATTatggggtctgaattaattttagAGTTTGATTTAAGATTAGAATTTATTTAGGGGTCAGGTCTGAGGTCTGAATTAAAGATGGAGCCTGGGGTATTAAATCTATTCAGGGGCATGGTTTGGCAACTGAGTTACCGTAATTTTGGGATCTCATCCTGGATCTGGATTAATTTAGGTGTCAGGTCTGGGGTTAGAATTTATTTAGGTggtgtagaaaggcacaagggaccatcgtTGATggtagatatgtgtcaccgaggttcctggcctcagtgaagtaagagccagtattttatgtgtcagcagcagtagcTGGTTGAGACTTtgttatttagtatagctgtgaatagctgatccgggacggctcttactgggagtagtcatagtgctgggtgggtgactactccccacgttccaggccgggtcttgactggcctacaaaagccagcagtgtcaggtgggggtgATTATCTCTCTcggacagtggagctctgtggagtGCTGTGTGGGATCAGAGTCTGAGCTGGAGTTGCAGTGCCTGAAAGACTGAGGACAAAGCGAGGTCCACATACACCCCGTGGGATTACGGTACTGTGCAAAACCATACCTGTGTGATTCTACAGATATGGGACTTTATTGTTTCTTTAACGCCGGCTGGAGCAAGCTGGTCATTGCTGTTTACTGCCTTTTTGGGATCTGGACAGGGTTTGAATATATTtagtggtctggggtctgaatctgaattaacatttggttctggtctgtggtctgattttaattagggatctCCAAATGTACTGGTgtgaaatatttaaatttttatgaCAATGGACCCTTGTTTATGCAGGGGAATTGGAGATCTGTAACAAAAAATGGCAGCTCCGCCTCCGTCcactatacagatatattcaGCACAGAATTCGGAGCTAAAATGACTTGAAGATAAAAGGTGAAACATTCAGTTTAAGAAAACAATTCCACTCTATCATCTCCTGCACCAAAACCCTTCATTATTAGTAGCAACCAAACCCATTATCTCAGTCATAAAGTGGCTCTAGGAATAATAGAGCTGGTTATTAGAACATATTAAAATTTATCTCATGTGTCATATAGCTTAGTTCATTGGCTAATAACAGGCTATGAGGAGTCACTTCATAGTACCACCATTCCCTCACTTTTGGCCTCCCATTGGCATGAATCCTCTAATCACAAAGGTCTTCTTGGGGTTCACTCCTCCAGGAATGTTCGCACGGTAAGGAACAGGCTGCAAGGAGACAATACACACAAAATATCACCAAATGATAGACTGCAGCATTGTTCCTCAACCCCAGTGCTCAATCACCCCCAAGAGGTCACATAGTGAGCCCCATGGCACCATCCATGGTAAATGTAAAGAGCTGGAATTCTGGCGCTGTACATTTTACGGCACTCTGATTGTATGGCACAGCAGTTGTGCCCGCACAATCATCTGCAGAGTGGGATAGTGGATGATGTAGATGCCACCCAGGaatcagtttaaccccttagatggcaTTGTCAATAGCAACTGTGACAGCTAagtggttagacagagggaggagGTTTTCTCTGACATCCCATCAGTGACCTGTGATGTGACAGCAGGATGCTGATGGATTGTCGTGGCAGCCGGGGGCCTAATAAGCTCTTCCATGTATGTTCAGGTAGGGCCTAATAGGCTGCCTGTCAGTGTAAAATTGACAGGCATAATAAGACTCTTGTATACTAACCGGGTTATAGATGGGTCCTCCCATTGCctgagaaaagaagaagaaaaaactgATTAGAATGACTGAAGACATGTGATTTtatggtattgtcaaaaaagtGTATGTGCACACAAGGAACCGGTGAACGTATACTCACAGGCAGAGTCATGGCTGGATATCCGGGCCCTATCATGGCCTTGAGAGACAAAGAGAAAATATACATTAAAGTGGCTGCATATCTGTAAGCCTAGTATACAACAGATGGGACATCCAGTGACTGTATCATATGGCACTTACCCCACCTGGTGGGAAGGCAGGATTCATTCCTGGGCCCTACAATAAAAATGCACGCAATAAATTACCTGTTTAATTCTAATATTACTCTAAAGCTGATCAGACATTTTTAGATGGCTCTCTCTCCCGTCTGTGTATGTTTTCGCAATAGGAAGGGGGAAATAAACTGTTGGCAGACACCTCTGGCCGTGGCTTATCTCCCGAGAACAACAAGATTTGGCATCTTAAAATCCAACTGCCCGATCCTCATCTCTCTtgatggcagtcaggaggccccaTGATAAATTAGAGGGTTGGCTCaaggactggggttccttgggcccaccagagaaatTTACTCGCAGAGCCCAACCGCTATATCATCGATCAAGCCTAATTGTCTACTAGGGTCCATGTCTGATCATCTCAGAAGGCAACTCTAAATGCAATTTTTCTCTTGGACCATTATTACTTCATAGactgggcccactggaggatcctctggttttCTGGTTGGTCAAGTCCAACCCTGGGTTGGCTGGTTTCATGAAATTGATGGGTTCAGCCGACATTAAACTAAAGCGTATGGCCAGTTGTATCCTTGCAATTCTTCTTCAAAGTTCATGTGTCTTCCACCAGTTTTCTGCCTAGTCACCAACAGTGGTGAGTGATGTTCGATATCTTCTCTCTCCGTCATTTACCTACagtatagggcagtgatggcgaacctatggcacgcgtgccagaggcggcactcagagccctctctgtgggcacccacaccctggagaaagtctatggtgtaccaatatgccttagacttttcctgccattcatcagtgcaggacatgctatgaacagcacaggcagcgcattgaatgtaggcaggttattataactaaatgataaagtacatggaagatatatgatattggtgttcaggttaaattgccgtgttggcactttgcgataaataagtgggttttgggttgcagtttgggcactcggtctctaaaaggttcaccatcactggtataGGGGTTCAACTAGAATTCATGGAGCCCACGGTACCCCTGTCCATCTTGACAGTAAAGAGGATCCACATGGTGAATCTATACCCCAAAAAGTCACCACCAAAGAATAACTGGTGGACCCCCGAATATTGCAGTGACAAGCAGATTCTTCAGTCAGTAGCATGTTCCTTTGACACCAGTCTCGTTACGTGGTCTCTCTGTGAATCTCTTTCCAATAATTCGCTCTCTAactgtccatatatatataaatatatatatatatatatatatatatatatatatcgtagaTTACCTCTTATCTCTCCGGAGGTGAGGAGAATGGAGAATAACGGAAGAACACAATACATAGGAGAAAAGACTCCAAAATTGTTATTTCATAGGGAGTACAAGTATTTTCTAAAAGGACATGTCAGAAGAGATAACTGGTCTTTAACTTCCACTTCCtttccaaaaaaatgttttaactcaCCCCACCTCCTCCTCCGACAATGCTCAAAGACTGGATGTTCACGTCTCCATTCACATGAACACACTGCACCCTCTCTAGAGGaatcctatgacggaactcatagAAGGGGGAACCATTTGCATTGACCTGGACAAAGTGAGACAGACAGTCAGTAATAGCAAAGACGGATGATCTAAGGTTAATTTACCAACATTGTAAATATTGAAACCATTCAGCaccctgcgtttttttttttttactggtgccTCAGAAACGAAGCcgagtttggtttcaagttttaaagtggttttccgattaccaaagttattcaactaaGTCACGCACGACTTCGCGAAtaacagtattaatccgaagttatAAACGAGGCGACTTCAGATGTAACAGTCGAAgctcacttcgctcatcactatatgtgacattttgattttttttccattacgccattcactGTATCGGATACATATTTTCATATTAATAGTTTGAGCGTTTTCAGACACGGCGATTCCTAtaatgtttgtttatttttatttttactctggGAAAGGAGGATgatttaaattttatattttttaaaaaaacacatatatatatatatagactgtgtagaatcagggcagcactcctagcTACAAACcgatgggtgccagcggtgtaaacaccttaccaaggtgtatgaTACAGAACAAAGAAAgataccgcagcacatccgtaggtgaaaactacttttcacctacggatgtgctgcggtatctttctttgttctatatatatatatatatatatatatatactgtatatataaaaaaaatattagccCCCCCCAAGGGAACTAGAATATGTGCTCTTCAGTTTTGCTTTTAGGGGCTTTTTAGATGGCCCATAACTGGCGGTggttccgccaaagttatgaagaggcgccggcctctccataacttcggcgcatccagaggcagttctaaatgtaagagagaTTActtgctgttttacatttagacctttttctacgcctaaaatagGCATAGAAAACGGTAAATGTGATGGGCCTGCCTGCCTGTCTTTCCCCGCCcaagccacacccacaattttagacctggcatgagcgggcctAAGTCGCGGATTTacgatctgtgcctgaaatacgcctaattttagtataataaatgacccccttagtttacTTTGCAGTGAATTAGCATTGCATTGTAAGCCCCATTTGCTGTTATCCTATGGtgccctgccacctgcaggcctccataggaactACAGCTCTGATACACTGGATTTCTTCAGAGAGATTCAGCACATGAAAGCAAAGGAAGAGCATGCCCGGATCACCGGATGGGGAGCTTCTCCAGGCCCGGAAGCGCAGCGCTTCCTAGTTTTCAGCGCTCAGattctgtggtcacatttgaccatgacatctgaggggttaagtctttGCAATTGGCGTTATCACTGATCGCAGACATTAaccctgggtgtctgctgtttacccGACTTCCCTACTAAATGTACGGTGGAGGTtgagaaggggttaaagacattCTCCATGATTTTCACATTGATGACTGGAAATAGCTCCCGCGCTGGAAATAGACAGCAGAACTACACATCTCCGACCACTGTTTAATAGATgcaccagctccgtccactatagAGTGGAGAAACTGTGTAGTGATCCAGAACTACTCTCCAACGGCTGATCGATAGAGGTGAAGGGTGTTGGACTCCCTCAAATATTCATTGCCTATCCTATAGATACaccatagtgttgagcgcgaatattcgaaaaactaattttattcgcgaatatcagcacttcgagaattcgctaatatttagaatatagtgctatatattcgttattttttccatctgaacacatgattcctccctgcttcttgcttgtgggccaatgacgtcacaagcaagaagcaggtaggaatcatgtgttcacttcagatggaaaaaaatgacgaatattctaaaaaactaatatatagcactatattgaatatagtgctatatattagttttctagaatattcgtcatttttttccttctgaagtcatgattcctccctgcttaagttgcttgtgggccaatgactcattggcacacaagcaagaagcagggaggaatcgtgttcagttggaaaaaattacgaatattcgtaaaaactaatatatagcactatattctatagtgctatatattagtttttgacccacgcatGTATTGAGCACGTAATATGCGATATTGCCGATTTTCgcgtaaaaaaataaagaatgtagaatataacgaatatatacgaattcgcgaatatatgacgaatattctacaaaatgacCCCTGCTGATCATCACTATAACACCTTATACTGTCTGGCCGGTGAACATATTTTAAAAAGGATCAggtttaaaaaacaataaaacaaaaatatgtcAAAATCAACTCCCCGGTCCCCTGCCGATCTCTTTCCTGTGCTCCCCAGGTCCCCACTGGTCTCTACTTCCCGATCCCTATCACCACAGGAAATGGACCCACCTGAGCTAGTGATTGAGCAGTCAGGAGGGACCCAGGAAGTGTAGGAATGGGATCGGCATCAAGTTAACTATgacttcttttattttttaaaccattcTGAtcctttttcaaaaatgttttcacCAGTtagaaactccatgcagatgttgtccttagtcAGATGTTATCCATGGATGCACGGCAAGACACCAGTGTTAATCACAGAGCCATTGTGCACcctttttatttgttttcttACCTGGTAGCTTCCCGGATTGATAAAAAACACCAATTCAAAGTACCCGCCTCTGCTAAAGGGGATTCCATCTTTCCTCTTCTCTTCGCCTCCCCATGATCCAGATTGGAAAGCATTAAACACCACATTGTCCTTCCCATCGAAGCGGGGATTAAAGTGGAAAGCAATGTCTGTCCCATCATGCTGACCACACGAAAAGTTCACAGCGAAGCTAAGAGGGACACAAGGACATCAAAGTTACATCAATCTTCTGCACTGTGGACCTTCTCACTTCTTGGCTTTCACCCTGACCTTACTATACAAATACAGGACCCCACGAGAGCATGCAGAGACCCGGAGAGGAGGTGACAATtgaaggagtggtagtggctttgATGGTGGTAGAAGTACAGAACCCCACAAGAGCATGCAGAGACCCGGAGAGGAGGTGACAATtggaggagtggtagtggctttgATGGTGGTAGAAGTACAGAACCCCACAAGAGCATGCAGAGACCCGGAGAGGAGGTGACAATtggaggagtggtagtggctatgaTGGTGGTA
The Bufo bufo chromosome 8, aBufBuf1.1, whole genome shotgun sequence genome window above contains:
- the LGALS4 gene encoding galectin-4 codes for the protein MAFVSPLGYQPIYNPPIPLRQPIYGGLRPGMSVYIQGMVPHHAKSFAVNFSCGQHDGTDIAFHFNPRFDGKDNVVFNAFQSGSWGGEEKRKDGIPFSRGGYFELVFFINPGSYQVNANGSPFYEFRHRIPLERVQCVHVNGDVNIQSLSIVGGGGGGPGMNPAFPPGGAMIGPGYPAMTLPAMGGPIYNPPVPYRANIPGGVNPKKTFVIRGFMPMGGQNFHINFVTVNGDIALHFNVRLNERTVVRNSKLGGSWGPEERNMANNPFVPGQYFDISIRTGNGRYKIYVNGQSFCQYAHRFPALQMINSLEIGGNVVLSLVQF